A single Desulfobulbaceae bacterium DNA region contains:
- a CDS encoding LysM peptidoglycan-binding domain-containing protein: PCLSRLLVLLCLPIVWSCSTHHNNPTGPQISTTLSSIGPQENARPDSLQAQEDPELTASNEIQDEDISPPDLEATANQEIQDLEKMGAWEDGIAMTPKGTLIESDFPIVINRQVEYYLDLFQNQQRKVFTGWLTRSGRYLPMIQQELAEAGLPQDLAYLAMIESGFKPNAFSTASATGLWQFMAPTAGRFGLQINSYVDERRDAHRSTQAAINYLSTLYSQFGKWYVTVAAYNAGEGRINNGLQKYNCDNFWDLAKEDYLPLETKRYVPQLIAAIMIAKYPHDYGFDNIQYDKPLAFETVPVPPRTELAAVAAASNTPADTLYDLNRHLSKKQVPPGIGSYDLRVPPGTARLVANNLPRVHATVATLFKDHVVGRRDTLNKICAKYNISKINLLKANNLRKAKLVAGTILRIPYQTAQYALLSDKEIQQLAAATKKTQDVTVHKVKAGDSISQIAARYGSSTKEIMTLNNLTTKHVLKIGQQLTVAQSSKTKAASTPLRVADASKNTSKKREIIASRSKSPAKQKAPTAHYQVKSGDSLWTIAQQFDLSPDDLKKWNNLEGNRIAPGLKLLIKSKS, encoded by the coding sequence CTCCATTGGCCCGCAAGAAAATGCCCGTCCGGACTCACTGCAGGCACAGGAAGACCCCGAGCTGACTGCCAGCAATGAGATCCAGGACGAAGACATCTCACCCCCTGATCTCGAAGCGACAGCCAATCAAGAAATCCAGGATCTTGAAAAGATGGGCGCCTGGGAAGACGGTATCGCAATGACTCCAAAAGGGACATTGATTGAATCAGACTTCCCGATCGTCATCAACCGTCAAGTAGAATATTACCTTGATCTCTTTCAGAATCAGCAGCGTAAGGTATTCACCGGCTGGCTCACCCGCTCAGGTCGTTACCTGCCAATGATTCAGCAGGAACTGGCTGAAGCCGGATTACCGCAAGATCTTGCCTATCTGGCAATGATTGAAAGCGGATTCAAACCCAACGCCTTTTCCACAGCCAGCGCAACCGGTCTCTGGCAGTTCATGGCCCCGACCGCTGGCAGATTCGGCCTCCAGATTAACAGCTATGTCGATGAACGCCGAGACGCCCACCGTTCAACCCAGGCCGCAATCAACTACCTAAGCACACTTTACAGCCAATTTGGCAAATGGTATGTAACGGTTGCCGCCTATAATGCCGGCGAGGGTAGGATCAACAACGGACTCCAAAAGTATAATTGCGACAATTTTTGGGATTTAGCCAAGGAAGACTACCTTCCTTTAGAGACCAAACGTTACGTCCCCCAGCTGATCGCCGCCATCATGATCGCCAAATATCCTCACGATTACGGTTTCGACAACATCCAATACGATAAACCTTTAGCATTCGAAACTGTACCAGTTCCGCCACGGACTGAACTGGCGGCCGTGGCCGCGGCATCCAACACCCCGGCGGACACACTCTACGACCTGAACCGTCACCTCAGCAAAAAACAAGTCCCGCCAGGGATTGGCTCCTACGACCTCAGAGTTCCCCCAGGAACCGCTCGCCTAGTAGCGAACAATTTACCCAGAGTTCATGCTACAGTGGCCACCCTTTTCAAGGACCATGTGGTCGGTCGCCGGGATACCTTAAACAAAATCTGCGCCAAGTACAATATCAGTAAAATCAACCTGCTAAAAGCCAATAACCTGCGCAAAGCAAAGCTTGTCGCCGGCACTATCCTCCGCATCCCTTACCAAACCGCCCAGTATGCCCTGCTCTCCGACAAGGAAATTCAGCAGCTGGCCGCCGCCACAAAAAAGACTCAAGACGTGACCGTGCATAAGGTCAAAGCAGGGGACTCTATCTCCCAGATTGCCGCTCGCTATGGCTCTTCGACCAAAGAGATAATGACATTAAACAACCTGACAACAAAGCACGTTCTGAAGATTGGACAACAATTGACCGTTGCTCAGAGCAGCAAAACAAAAGCTGCATCCACCCCCTTGCGTGTAGCTGATGCATCAAAGAACACCAGCAAGAAACGAGAGATTATCGCCTCTCGTTCCAAGTCTCCGGCAAAACAGAAAGCCCCGACCGCTCACTATCAAGTCAAAAGCGGGGACAGCCTCTGGACGATCGCCCAGCAATTCGATCTTTCACCCGATGACCTCAAAAAATGGAATAACCTTGAAGGCAATCGGATAGCGCCAGGACTAAAACTCCTCATCAAATCCAAGAGCTGA